The Bacteroides ovatus genomic interval AACAACTGCAAAGATAATAATTATATAGAAAACTCAAACTTTAAAATTATCAATGAAAGCAATAACAATAAAACAACCATGGGCTTCTTTAATAGTGCATGGTATCAAGGATATTGAGAACCGTACTTGGGCGTGTCCATGGAAATACATAGGGCATAGAGTGTTAATCCATGCAAGTGGGAAACCTGTAGAAATGAGAAATCCCAATAGTGTATTTACAAAAGCTCAATGGGATAGTCTGCCTATTGAGTTTCAACGAAAAATAATATGTGCAGAGGGCATTGTCAATTCTGCTATCATTGGAAGTGTAGAAATAATTGGATGCTCTATCAATCATCCTTCTAAATGGGCAGAGAAAACAGATGATAGTAAAGGCTATTATGAAAATCCTATTTATAACTGGGTACTAGCTAATCCTATATTATTTCCAGAGCCGATACCGGCTAAAGGGAAATTGTCATTTTGGGAGTATCCCAATATCAATTCAGAGGACGATATTTGCTTGTGTAATTTGGTCGTAAATGAAAGGAATCAAGTCGTTAGCTATGGAGAGTATGACCGATGTGTATACTGTGGTAGTAAATGGAGTAAATAACAATAGTACAGAATAATAGTAACATAATAGTTAGATATGAATTATACTGTCAATATCTTCTTCATTGTCAACATACATTTTGATGTATTTTCTTAATAAGGTTGGATTATTGACACATTCATCTGTTTTAATTATTTGGAGATTATTCAATCCATATAAAGATGTCAAATTCCAATTTGTCATTTCTTGTAGTGAGCGTTTTATCTCAATTTCCGATTTTGCGTCTTTAGTGAATATTGTAATATTCTTCTTTTGGGGATTAGTGGATGAAGATTGTCTTTCAAAAAAGGCTTTAAAATATTGGCTGTCATTTATGCCTAATGAATGCCCAAATATTGTAATATCATCAGCATCCATTAAATCATATACCATAGCTGGGGGATTATATTGGGAATCAAATGATTTCTGTATAAAATCATAGTTTTTGTCTATGTTTTCATCTCTTGTTCCTAAAATGATATTCCCGTCTAAACATAAGCCATGTACATACTTAACTGCATCATTAAATTCCATAGCAAAACTAGAGTTGGGAGCTATTGCTCCAAAACTTGTATAATTAAAAGAGTATATGACAATTTCATCATTTACATTGCTTTTGATAAATGTTCTTGCTACTGTAGCAGCTATGGAGTTTTCATTAATAGCTTCTTTTTGAATTTTTATTAGGTATTGCATTAACCCAACTTTAATCAACTGTACGGCTTTTTTATCTCGTTCAATTGGAGAATTTAGCACATCTTCATGTGATAAACAGATTATGTAAGAAAGTCCAGGTTTGGATAATACGCCTATCTTTAATAGTCTATTAACAGTCTCAGCATTTGTTTGTATTAAATCATTATATTCAGAAATACCATGATAGGCATGTATCATTTCTAATATTTTTCTTTCTGTGCTATTATATAAATCGAATGGATGCCCATTATTATTCTTAATTTTAGTATAATAATAACTTAGTTCATTCTCCAAATCATACCACTTGACCGCATCTAAATTATCGTTCCATTTGTCATTTAAATGTTTGATTAAAGGAGATGGGTAGTCTTTGGGACAAAATTCAGATTGGCAAAAGTCCTTGTATGAAGTCTTTCTGCCTAAACAAAGGTCAAATCCGTTACCTATTATCAGAACTCTTTTTCTATCTTTATTCATACTGCAAAAGTAAGGAAAGATTATGATAATAAGAACTGAAATTTATATAATTGTTGAACCTTTGGTGTATTGGTTATCCGATACACCTTTATTTTTTTGTGATGATGAGAAAAATGATTGTAACTGGCAGTGAAGGCTTCATAGGTAAAGCCCTCTGCCAAGAATTAGCGAAAAGAAATGTTGAAGTGATAGGTATCGATCGAAAGAACGGTACTGAAGCTTCAAAAGTATGTGAACTTCTAAAGTACGGTGATATCGACTGTGTATTTCACCTGGCAGCACAAACAAGTGTATTCAATGGAAATCTGGAACAGATCCGGAAAGATAATATTGATACCTTTATGTGCATAGCCGATGCATG includes:
- a CDS encoding ASCH domain-containing protein, with protein sequence MKAITIKQPWASLIVHGIKDIENRTWACPWKYIGHRVLIHASGKPVEMRNPNSVFTKAQWDSLPIEFQRKIICAEGIVNSAIIGSVEIIGCSINHPSKWAEKTDDSKGYYENPIYNWVLANPILFPEPIPAKGKLSFWEYPNINSEDDICLCNLVVNERNQVVSYGEYDRCVYCGSKWSK
- a CDS encoding AbiH family protein: MNKDRKRVLIIGNGFDLCLGRKTSYKDFCQSEFCPKDYPSPLIKHLNDKWNDNLDAVKWYDLENELSYYYTKIKNNNGHPFDLYNSTERKILEMIHAYHGISEYNDLIQTNAETVNRLLKIGVLSKPGLSYIICLSHEDVLNSPIERDKKAVQLIKVGLMQYLIKIQKEAINENSIAATVARTFIKSNVNDEIVIYSFNYTSFGAIAPNSSFAMEFNDAVKYVHGLCLDGNIILGTRDENIDKNYDFIQKSFDSQYNPPAMVYDLMDADDITIFGHSLGINDSQYFKAFFERQSSSTNPQKKNITIFTKDAKSEIEIKRSLQEMTNWNLTSLYGLNNLQIIKTDECVNNPTLLRKYIKMYVDNEEDIDSIIHI